aagctgcgacacgccccgagtacagggggtcacgctgcacaggcagcccacagcccagaagcTGCCGGGCCTGTGGAAAGGACCCTACCCCGCTTACACGGGAGGCTCGGGGACCAGGTTGCTCCCTTTTCCCCACGGGCCTGGAGACACCGGCTCGCGCCCTCCTTACAGGGCagccgggctccgggcagccaaaggaGCAAAGCAGCCGAAGGCAAACGACGGCACAAACACTGAGCCTGCTTACGGGGAGGTCGCCCTGCACAAAGCCAGGCGGGCCACACTCAAGGTGGCGGCAAAGCCCTTGCGTTACCACAGTTTCCGTCAGACACGAGCGCCTTTGCCCAGTGtgccttgcccagctctgcttttccagcCCGACGCCCATTCTCTTCTCGACGCCTCTTGCCTCGCCGCGCCAGGCCTCGTCCCCTGTCGGTGCCAGCTGCCGACGAGGAAGGAAGACAGATTTAGGCCTCAGGGGCGCCTCTTCCTCCGGACCCACGGGAAACGgccacctccccaggggtgcccccggccagcttcccacccgcaggcagccccgGCGCCGCAAAGCCCTCCCACCTGGGCTTGTCTCACCCAAGCGCTGCACGGCAGACTTCCGGTCAGTGCTGGAGACGGGATGCGAGGCGGGAACCCTGGTCACATCCAGCTGGGCACGTAAAGCAGCGGCCGCAGAGGCTGCACAATCCTGCTCACAGGGGGGCTGCAGtcgctgctggcatcaaaaagCACCTGGGATGCAAGGGCACTGAGCGGGCCCCGGCCTACAGGGCAGCCCTGGTCCCGGAGGCCCAgggaggctcctcctctccatttcAGGGGCATCTAGATCCACACCCCGCTACGGGCGCGGGCACCCCACtcaggctgccagctgagcgCAAAGGCACTTCGACCCGGGCCCGCTTACGGGTGGGTCAACGCCCAGGGAGCCAAGAGATTGGCCTAGACCTGCAGCTACAGGAAAGAGAGTCAGCAACCAGGCAGTGGGGTTTCACAGACAGAGGCTGGGTCACGGCGGGAGGTCCCAACCCCAAGCGCGGGGGCCGGGGCGCACACCTTAAGCCAAATAAACCTGGAGCCATGCTGttgaaagcctggggccagacatacccaccctgattacaggggggttccctccaacctcccgccgggcaccgcgacaCACAGCCCTACTTACAGGacggccgctctcgcctcggcactcccaaaaacaCCTACGGAGCCACGGGCTCCGGCCCGCAACCAACTTTCGGGAcggccctcctggctgcagcacggcaacacctcttcaggagcccagggagccaccccgaccctctaagggcccagcAAGGCTCCTTCCTCTTAGCTGCCTAAAACAGCCTCCTAGGCCCTGCTTACAGGGACCTCgggctgctcctggggacaAACAGGGACAGAGGGCTCCACAACTCACCACgcaggccccgactacagggctgctgagctgaCACGTTGACAACAGGACACGCTGCCGTGGAGGCAGAGACCCGGGCCCTGAACTACGGGGCCTTCGCTGTGTCCCtagaggacaaggaggggcaagctgagctcccactccgctcggggactccaaggagactgccctgttactgcccagagcccctctttccctcctgggaagcctaagctaagctgcagcacttttcacagcaacctaaaCGACAAGCACGCGcacgcacacacagacacacacgcaGAGGCAAGGGCGGGGCCATACACacacctcttcccaggagagggagcaagccctgggcagccactgttgggacagccatccttaccccggagcaggagagaagagggtcagacttggcctCGCCAGACTGTGTGGAGCGCAGGGAAGCCTCGGGACACCAAAGGCCTTCAGGGGtggccaaaggacaaaagctgcgacacgccccgagtacagggggtcacgctgcacaggcagcccacagcccagaagcTGCCGGGCCTGTGGAAAGGACCCTACCCCGCTTACACGGGAGGCTCGGGGACCAGGTTGCTCCCTTTTCCCCACGGGCCTGGAGACACCGGCTCGCGCCCTCCTTACAGGGCagccgggctccgggcagccaaaggaGCAAAGCAGCCGAAGGCAAACGACGGCACAAACACTGAGCCTGCTTACGGGGAGGTCGCCCTGCACAAAGCCAGGCGGGCCACACTCAAGGTGGCGGCAAAGCCCTTGCGTTACCACAGTTTCCGTCAGACACGAGCGCCTTTGCCCAGTGtgccttgcccagctctgcttttccagcCCGACGCCCATTCTCTTCTCGACGCCTCTTGCCTCGCCGCGCCAGGCCTCGTCCCCTGTCGGTGCCAGCTGCCGACGAGGAAGGAAGACAGATTTAGGCCTCAGGGGCGCCTCTTCCTCCGGACCCACGGGAAACGgccacctccccaggggtgcccccggccagcttcccacccgcaggcagccccgGCGCCGCAAAGCCCTCCCACCTGGGCTTGTCTCACCCAAGCGCTGCACGGCAGACTTCCGGTCAGTGCTGGAGACGGGATGCGAGGCGGGAACCCTGGTCACATCCAGCTGGGCACGTAAAGCAGCGGCCGCAGAGGCTGCACAATCCTGCTCACAGGGGGGCTGCAGtcgctgctggcatcaaaaagCACCTGGGATGCAAGGGCACTGAGCGGGCCCCGGCCTACAGGGCAGCCCTGGTCCCGGAGGCCCAgggaggctcctcctctccatttcAGGGGCATCTAGATCCACACCCCGCTACGGGGGCGGGCACCCCACtcaggctgccagctgagcgCAAAGGCACTTCGACCCGGGCCCGCTTACGGGTGGGTCAACGCCCAGGGAGCCAAGAGATTGGCCTAGACCTGCAGCTACAGGAAAGAGAGTCAGCAACCAGGCAGTGGGGTTTCACAGACAGAGGCTGGGTCACGGCGGGAGGTCCCAACCCCAAGCGCGGGGGCCGGGGCGCACACCTTAAGCCAAATAAACCTGGAGCCATGCTGttgaaagcctggggccagacatacccaccctgattacaggggggttccctccaacctcccgccgggcaccgcgacaCACAGCCCTACTTACAGGacggccgctctcgcctcggcactcccaaaaacaCCTACGGAGCCACGGGCTCCGGCCCGCAACCAACTTTCGGGAcggccctcctggctgcagcacggcaacacctcttcaggagcccagggagccaccccgaccctctaagggcccagcAAGGCTCCTTCCTCTTAGCTGCCTAAAACAGCCTCCTAGGCCCTGCTTACAGGGACCTCgggctgctcctggggacaAACAGGGACAGAGGGCTCCACAACTCACCACACAGGTCCCGACTacagggctgctgagctgaCACGTTGACAACAGGACACGCTGCCGTGGAGGCAGAGACCCGGGCCCTGAACTACGGGGCCTTCGCTGTGTCCCtagaggacaaggaggggcaagctgagctcccactccgctcggggactccaaggagactgccctgttactgcccagagcccctctttccctcctgggaagcctaagctaagctgcagcacttttcacagcaacctaaaTGACAAGCACGCGcacgcacacacagacacacacgcaGAGGCAAGGGCGGGGCCATACACacacctcttcccaggagagggagcaagccctgggcagccactgttgggacagccatccttaccccggagcaggagagaagagggtcagacttggcctCGCCAGACTGTGTGGAGCGCAGGGAAGCCTCGGGACACCAAAGGCCTTCAGGGGtggccaaaggacaaaagctgcgacacgccccgagtacagggggtcacgctgcacaggcagcccacagcccagaagcTGCCGGGCCTGTGGAAAGGACCCTACCCCGCTTACACGGGAGGCTCGGGGACCAGGTTGCTCCCTTTTCCCCACGGGCCTGGAGACACCGGCTCGCGCCCTCCTTACAGGGCagccgggctccgggcagccaaaggaGCAAAGCAGCCGAAGGCAAACGACGGCACAAACACTGAGCCTGCTTACGGGGAGGTCGCCCTGCACAAAGCCAGGCGGGCCACACTCAAGGTGGCGGCAAAGCCCTTGCGTTACCACAGTTTCCGTCAGACACGAGCGCCTTTGCCCAGTGtgccttgcccagctctgcttttccagcCCGACGCCCATTCTCTTCTCGACGCCTCTTGCCTCGCCGCGCCAGGCCTCGTCCCCTGTCGGTGCCAGCTGCCGACGAGGAAGGAAGACAGATTTAGGCCTCAGGGGCGCCTCTTCCTCCGGACCCACGGGAAACGgccacctccccaggggtgcccccggccagcttcccacccgcaggcagccccgGTGCCGCAAAGCCCTCCCACCTGGGCTTGTCTCACCCAAGCGCTGCACGGCAGACTTCCGGTCAGGACtggagacgggctgcgaggcgggAACCCTGGTCACATCCAGCTGGGCACGTAAAGCAGCGGCCGCAGAGGCTGCACAATCCTGCTCACAGGGGGGCTGCAGtcgctgctggcatcaaaaagCACCTGGGATGCAAGGGCACTGAGCGGGCCCCGGCCTACAGGGCAGCCCTGGTCCCGGAGGCCCAgggaggctcctcctctccatttcAGGGGCATCTAGATCCACACCCCGCTACGGGGGCGGGCACCCCACtcaggctgccagctgagcgCAAAGGCACTTCGACCCGGGCCCGCTTACGGGTGGGTCAACGCCCAGGGAGCCAAGAGATTGGCCTAGACCTGCAGCTACAGGAAAGAGAGTCAGCAACCAGGCAGTGGGGTTTCACAGACAGAGGCTGGGTCACGGCGGGAGGTCCCAACCCCAAGCGCGGGGGCCGGGGCGCACACCTTAAGCCAAATAAACCTGGAGCCATGCTGttgaaagcctggggccagacatacccaccctgattacaggggggttccctccaacctcccgccgggcaccgcgacaCACAGCCCTACTTACAGGacggccgctctcgcctcggcactcccaaaaacaCCTACGGAGCCACGGGCTCCGGCCCGCAACCAACTTTCGGGatggccctcctggctgcagcacggcaacacctcttcaggagcccagggagccaccccgaccctctaagggcccagcAAGGCTCCTTCCTCTTAGCTGCCTAAAACAGCCTCCTAGGCCCTGCTTACAGGGACCTCGGGCTGCTCTGGGGACAAACAGGGACAGAGGGCTCCACAACTCACcacacaggccccgactacagggctgctgagctgaCACGTTGACAACAGGACACGCTGCCATGGAGGCAGAGACCCGGGCCCTGAACTACGGGGCCTTCGCTGTGTCCCtagaggacaaggaggggcaagctgagctcccactccgctcggggactccaaggagactgccctgttactgcccagagcccctctttccctcctgggaagcctaagctaagctgcagcacttttcacagcaacctaaaCGACAAGCACGCGCACGCAcacgcacacacagacacacacgcaGAGGCAAGGGCGGGGCCATACACacacctcttcccaggagagggagcaagccctgggcagccactgttgggacagccatccttaccccggagcaggagagaagagggtcagacttggcctCGCCAGACTGTGTGGAGCGCAGGGAAGCCTCGGGACACCAAAGGCCTTCAGGGGtggccaaaggacaaaagctgcgacacgccccgagtacagggggtcacgctgcacaggcagcccacagcccagaagcTGCCGGGCCTGTGGAAAGGACCCTACCCCGCTTACACGGGAGGCTCGGGGACCAGGTTGCTCCCTTTTCCCCACGGGCCTGGAGACACCGGCTCGCGCCCTCCTTACAGGGCagccgggctccgggcagccaaaggaGCAAAGCAGCCGAAGGCAAACGACGGCACAAACACTGAGCCTGCTTACGGGGAGGTCGCCCTGCACAAAGCCAGGCGGGCCACACTCAAGGTGGCGGCAAAGCCCTTGCGTTACCACAGTTTCCGTCAGACACGAGCGCCTTTGCCCAGTGtgccttgcccagctctgcttttccagcCCGACGCCCATTCTCTTCTCGACGCCTCTTGCCTCGCCAGGCCTCGTCCCCTGTCGGTGCCAGCTGCCGACGAGGAAGGAAGACAGATTTAGGCCTCAGGGGCGCCTCTTCCTCCGGACCCACGGGAAACGgccacctccccaggggtgcccccggccagcttcccacccgcaggcagccccgGCGCCGCAAAGCCCTCCCACCTGGGCTTGTCTCACCCAAGCGCTGCACGGCAGACTTCCGGTCAGTGCTGGAGACGGGATGCGAGGCGGGAACCCTGGTCACATCCAGCTGGGTACGTAAAGCAGCGGCCGCAGAGGCTGCACAATCCTGCTCACAGGGGGGGTGCAGtcgctgctggcatcaaaaagCACCTGGGATGCAAGGGCACTGAGCGGGCCCCGGCCTACAGGGCAGCCCTGGTCCCGGAGGCCCAgggaggctcctcctctccatttcAGGGGCATCTAGATCCACACCCCGCTACGGGGGCGGGCACCCCACtcaggctgccagctgagcgCAAAGGCACTTCGACCCGGGCCCGCTTACGGGTGGGTCAACGCCCAGGGAGCCAAGAGATTGGCCTAGACCTGCAGCTACAGGAAAGAGAGTCAGCAACCAGGCAGTGGGGTTTCACAGACAGAGGCTGGGTCACGGCGGGAGGTCCCAGCCCCAAGCGCGGGGGCCGGGGCGCACACCTTAAGCCAAATAAACCTGGAGCCATGCTGttgaaagcctggggccagacatacccaccctgattacaggggggttccctccaacctcccgccgggcaccgcgacaCACAGCCCTACTTACAGGacggccgctctcgcctcggcactcccaaaaacaCCTACGGAGCCACGGGCTCCGGCCCGCAACCAACTTTCGGGAcggccctcctggctgcagcacggcaacacctcttcaggagcccagggagccaccccgaccctctaagggcccagcAAGGCTCCTTCCTCTTAGCTGCCTAAAACAGCCTCCTAGGCCCTGCTTACAGGGACCTCgggctgctcctggggacaAACAGGGACAGAGGGCTCCACAACTCACCACACAGGTCCCGACTacagggctgctgagctgaCACGTTGACAACAGGACACGCTGCCGTGGAGGCAGAGACCCGGGCCCTGAACTACGGGGCCTTCGCTGTGTCCCtagaggacaaggaggggcaagctgagctcccactccgctcggggactccaaggagactgccctgttactgcccagagcccctctttccctcctgggaagcctaagctaagctgcagcacttttcacagcaacctaaaCGACAAGCACGCGcacgcacacacagacacacacgcaGAGGCAAGGGCGGGGCCATACACacacctcttcccaggagagggagcaagccctgggcagccactgttgggacagccatccttaccccggagcaggagagaagagggtcagacttggcctCGCCAGACTGTGTGGAGCGCAGGGAAGCCTCGGGACACCAAAGGCCTTCAGGGGtggccaaaggacaaaagctgcgacacgccccgagtacagggggtcacgctgcacaggcagcccacagcccagaagcTGCCGGGCCTGTGGAAAGGACCCTACCCCGCTTACACGGGAGGCTCGGGGACCAGGTTGCTCCCTTTTCCCCACGGGCCTGGAGACACCGGCTCGCGCCCTCCTTACAGGGCagccgggctccgggcagccaaaggaGCAAAGCAGCCGAAGGCAAACGACGGCACAAACACTGAGCCTGCTTACGGGGAGGTCGCCCTGCACAAAGCCAGGCGGGCCACACTCAAGGTGGCGGCAAAGCCCTTGCGTTACCACAGTTTCTGTCAGACACGAGCGCCTAGGCCCAGTGtgccttgcccagctctgcttttccagcCCGACGCCCATTCTCTTCTCGACGCCTCTTGCCTCGCCAGGCCTCGTCCCCTGTCGGTGCCAGCTGCCGACGAGGAAGGAAGACAGATTTAGGCCTCAGGGGCGCCTCTTCCTCCGGACCCACGGGAAACGgccacctccccaggggtgcccccggccagcttcccacccaCAGGCTGTCCCTTCTTAATGCGGGGCTGCTGTCACTGATGGCATCAAAAAGTGCCTGGGATGCCTGTGCACCGAGCGGGCCCCGGCCTACATGGCAGCCTTGGTTCCAGTGGCCCATCACTTAGATCTATCTACTGACCCCTCTAGATGCACGTAGACATCTACAGACCCATTAAGACCTCTACAAGCCTCTATAGAACCCGATAGACAGCTAACAGGCCCCTACAGATACACGTGGGTATGCACAGACTTCTATGCACACTTGCATATGCCTGAAGACCTCTATAGAAGCCTGCAAACACCTACACACCTCTGACAGACTCCTTCtggcctgcaagctcacacaGTCTGCTCCGACTGAGCTTCTCCCTAGCACCCCTAAGGTCTTCTCTGGGCTGCTATTTATCATCTCCAccccaagcctgcagtgacagacaGGCTTGCTCTTACCCAGCTGCGGTACTctccacttgctcttgttgaaccgtAGCAGCTTCACctgagcccagctctcctgcctcaccagatgttttctggatgccatcctgtccctctgattTCTCTATTGCACCACTCAGTTTGAGGCCATCTGCACACATGCTGCCAGTGCACCTCTATCTCGCTTACTACAGTTTAGAGACATTAGACAAAAGCGTCCTGGAGCCAAAGAACTCCTTAATTAAATGGAGTCACCTACAGACCCCTCTGCACCTTTAACAGACCACTGCAGAACTCTACAGAACCCTCCCGACCTCCACAGGCTTATTAAAAGGCACCTCCAGACCCaggcagacctctacagacaacTAACAGACCCCTGCAAATCCCTACAGGCATCTACCGACTCCTACAGATGCCTGCAAACACatacagacccctacagagGTCCACAGACCCCTTCAGACTCCTCCAGATATttaacagacccctgcacacatCTACAGACCCCTAAAtgatgcctgcagacacctaACAGACCCACACAGAACCCTCCTAACACCTACTCAACTCTACAGACCTGCACAGActcttccagaccctgacaaTTATCTACCAATGCcttcacacctctgcagacacCCACAGTCACCTACACACCACCACAGACATTGATAAAGCTCTACAGATACCTTcagacccctccacacctttagAAGTTGCCTAGAGACTCCTACAGAACCCTGCAAAAATCTACAGACCTTGACAGAgctctacagacccctccagacattTAAAAGGTGCCTGCAGACCTCCACACCCACCTAGAGATAGCTGCAGGCACCCACATTCCTCTACAAAGCTctacagacctctacagacaactacagacccctccagtaCTCTATAGACATCTACAGATGTCTACAGTCTCCTacagacaacttcagaccttTCAAAGGTGTCTACACACACCCACGGACTCCTCTGCACCTCTACAGAACCCTACAGGCCACTCCAGTCTAATAGATTCCTGTAGACACTTAATAAATGCCTGACAGAGCTCTAGAGACCACTTCAGACCTTTAAAAGATGCCTGCAGACCCATACAGAAACCTCCACACACCTACTGAATGCTACAGACACttgcagacccctacagatccttacagaaatatacagacCCCTCCAGGGACCCCTGTAGACCTCTACAGTGCCCTCCACACCTTTCCAAGCTGCTTAGAGACCTCGGGAAACATCTGGAGACCTCTCCACAGATCTACAGATCTCTAGCAAATGCCTAGAGATGCCTCAAGATACCAACAGACCCCTACAGATCTTTAAGAGGCCCCTAGAGAGCCACAAAATCTCAACAGACTTGTAGAGAACCCTGCAGACCCATAACGAACTCTACAGACACCTCACGACCTTTACAGACTTTTGAGACATacctacagcaccacagacacctctgAAGACCCCTAACCACCTCCACAGGCACCTAGAAAACTCCATAGACTTCCAGAGAGTCCTCCAGACCCCTAAATGTACCCACGGATGCCTCCAGACCCCCACACACCTCTGCAGACTCAGAGAAGCCTCCAGACATTTTATaagacccctgcagacatctACATACCTGGACAAACTTCTACAGCTGCTTGCACATCCCagcagacacctacagacctCTGACACTCTTCTTCTGTCCCGCAAGCTCACACCACGTGCTCACACTCAGCTTCtcccaaacacccccagggctgctctttatCACCTccgcccccagcctgcagtgacaggcaggCTTGCTCCCGCCTACATGCAGCACTCCGCCCTTGCTCTCGTTGAACCTCACAAGcttcacctgggcccagctctcctgcctgcccaggtggTTTCTGGAagccatcctgtccctctgctttctccacagcaccactcagcttggggccatctgcaaacctgctgagggtgcacctcCATCTCgctgcttggacacctccaggcatgatgactccaccacctccctgggcagccttctgcAGATTCCTTGAGCGTAACAAAAATAAAGAGCCATGAAGTAAATAATTAAATATTAACTGACATGCAGTTACTGACACTAACTGCCCTCTCCTGATTGTCatttcagaatcatggaaccacagctctgttcaggctggaagagacctttgagttCACCAAGTCTTGCCTcaagctcacaatcccaccactgctaCTAAGCCACTACCATATCCGGAGGACAACCTTCTGATAGCTTTCACAGGAGACCAACCATCACACTTGCGCAAGATGACCACAAATGGACAGGGAAGCTCCAGAAGCCTCACTGTTCAGGGAGCCATGTGCTTTGTTTGACTCAATATTGGCACACCTAAGATagctaagaggaaaaaaagatacaTCAACAAAAGcaaccccagaactggacaaactTTAGGGTCATTGCTTTCAAGGGTGTCTCATTGACCCAACCAGAGACAGCTGGTCCTTAAGAAATCAAGGCCACCTGTAGCAATCCAGAAGGACACCTCTATAAGTGATGCTTCAGATGGGGCGGGGGGCATCCTGAACCTGTCACACAGCATCCAGGAGTTCGGGAGCAGGAGATGACATTTTTCGGACTAGCAAGAGAAGTCCAGTTGCAGTCAAAGAGTCAATGACTCCATGTCCaggtggagaccagtgacaagtggagctCCTCAGGGGTCTGGCCTAGGTCCTGAGCTGTTTAACATCGTTGTTGGTGACAAGGACAgcggcattgagtgcaccctcagcaagtctgctgatgacaccaagctacaTGGTGCAGGAGactcacctgagggatggcatcCACCCAgaaggatcttgacaggcttgagaagtgagccagtgccaactgcatgaggttcaacaagtcacagggcaaggtcctgcagctgggttgggccAACCCCAGGCATAAAtccaggcagggtgcagagtgggttgagagcaaccctgaaagaaaagccttgggggtgttgattgtggatgtctcctccc
The window above is part of the Pogoniulus pusillus isolate bPogPus1 chromosome 5, bPogPus1.pri, whole genome shotgun sequence genome. Proteins encoded here:
- the LOC135175332 gene encoding uncharacterized protein LOC135175332 isoform X14 — encoded protein: MGVGLEKQSWARHTGQRRSCLTETVVTQGLCRHLECGPPGFVQGDLPQRLQPPCEQDCAASAAAALRAQLDVTRVPASQPVSSPDRKSAVQRLGETSPAGTDRGRGLARRGKRRREENGRRAGKAELGKAHWAKALVSDGNCGTQRRPRSSGPGSLPPRQRVLLSTCQLSSPVVGTCVQRLQPPCEQDCAASAAAALRAQLDVTRVPASHPVSSTDRKSAVQRLGETSPGGRALRRRGCLRLAPTGDEAWRGEARGVEKRMGVGLEKQSWARHTGQRRSCLTETVQRLQPPCEQDCAASAAAALRAQLDVTRVPASHPVSSTDRKSAVQRLGETSPGGRALRRRGCLRLAPTGDEAWRGEARGVEKRMGVGLEKQSWARHTGQRRSCLTETVVTQGLCRHLECGPPGFVQGDLPQRLQPPCEQDCAASAAAALRAQLDVTRVPASHPVSSTDRKSAVQRLGETSPAGTDRGRGLARRGKRRREENGRRAGKAELGKAHWAKALVSDGNCGTQRRPRSSGPGSLPPRQRVLLSTCQLSSPVVGACVQRLQPPCEQDCAASAAAALRAQLDVTRVPASQPVSSPDRKSAVQRLGETSPGGRALRRRGCLRLAPTGDEAWRGEARGVEKRMGVGLEKQSWARHTGQRRSCLTETVVTQGLCRHLECGPPGFVQGDLPVSRLSVCAVVCLRLLCSFGCPEPGCPVRRARAGVSRPVGKREQPGPRASRVSGVGSFPQARQLLGCGLPVQRDPLYSGRVAAFVLWPPLKAFGVPRLPCTPHSLARPSLTLFSPAPG
- the LOC135175332 gene encoding uncharacterized protein LOC135175332 isoform X19, with the protein product MGVGLEKQSWARHTGQRRSCLTETVVTQGLCRHLECGPPGFVQGDLPQRLQPPCEQDCAASAAAALRAQLDVTRVPASQPVSSPDRKSAVQRLGETSPAGTDRGRGLARRGKRRREENGRRAGKAELGKAHWAKALVSDGNCGTQRRPRSSGPGSLPPRQRVLLSTCQLSSPVVGTCVQRLQPPCEQDCAASAAAALRAQLDVTRVPASHPVSSTDRKSAVQRLGETSPGGRALRRRGCLRLAPTGDEAWRGEARGVEKRMGVGLEKQSWARHTGQRRSCLTETVVTQGLCRHLECGPPGFVQGDLPQRLQPPCEQDCAASAAAALRAQLDVTRVPASHPVSSTDRKSAVQRLGETSPGGRALRRRGCLRLAPTGDEAWRGEARGVEKRMGVGLEKQSWARHTGQRRSCLTETVVTQGLCRHLECGPPGFVQGDLPQRLQPPCEQDCAASAAAALRAQLDVTRVPASHPVSSTDRKSAVQRLGETSPGGRALRRRGCLRLAPTGDEAWRGEARGVEKRMGVGLEKQSWARHTGQRRSCLTETVRLQPPCEQDCAASAAAALRAQLDVTRVPASQPVSSPDRKSAVQRLGETSPGGRALRRRGCLRLAPTGDEAWRGEARGVEKRMGVGLEKQSWARHTGQRRSCLTETVVTQGLCRHLECGPPGFVQGDLPVSRLSVCAVVCLRLLCSFGCPEPGCPVRRARAGVSRPVGKREQPGPRASRVSGVGSFPQARQLLGCGLPVQRDPLYSGRVAAFVLWPPLKAFGVPRLPCTPHSLARPSLTLFSPAPG
- the LOC135175332 gene encoding uncharacterized protein LOC135175332 isoform X35, which codes for MGVGLEKQSWARHTGQRRSCLTETVVTQGLCRHLECGPPGFVQGDLPQRLQPPCEQDCAASAAAALRAQLDVTRVPASQPVSSPDRKSAVQRLGETSPAGTDRGRGLARRGKRRREENGRRAGKAELGKAHWAKALVSDGNCGTQRRPRSSGPGSLPPRQRVLLSTCQLSSPVVGTCVQRLQPPCEQDCAASAAAALRAQLDVTRVPASHPVSSTDRKSAVQRLGETSPGGRALRRRGCLRLAPTGDEAWRGEARGVEKRMGVGLEKQSWARHTGQRRSCLTETVVTQGLCRHLECGPPGFVQGDLPQRLQPPCEQDCAASAAAALRAQLDVTRVPASHPVSSTDRKSAVQRLGETSPGGRALRRRGCLRLAPTGDEAWRGEARGVEKRMGVGLEKQSWARHTGQRRSCLTETVVTQGLCRHLECGPPGFVQGDLPQRLQPPCEQDCAASAAAALRAQLDVTRVPASHPVSSTDRKSAVQRLGETSPGGRALRRRGCLRLAPTGDEAWRGEARGVEKRMGVGLEKQSWARHTGQRRSCLTETVPVSSPDRKSAVQRLGETSPAGTDRGRGLARRGKRRREENGRRAGKAELGKAHWAKALVSDGNCGTQRRPRSSGPGSLPPRQRVLLSTCQLSSPVVGACVVSCGALCPCLSPGAARGPCKQGLGGCFRQLRGRSLAGPLEGRGGSLGS
- the LOC135175332 gene encoding uncharacterized protein LOC135175332 isoform X21, encoding MGVGLEKQSWARHTGQRRSCLTETVVTQGLCRHLECGPPGFVQGDLPPVSSPDRKSAVQRLGETSPAGTDRGRGLARRGKRRREENGRRAGKAELGKAHWAKALVSDGNCGTQRRPRSSGPGSLPPRQRVLLSTCQLSSPVVGTCVQRLQPPCEQDCAASAAAALRAQLDVTRVPASHPVSSTDRKSAVQRLGETSPGGRALRRRGCLRLAPTGDEAWRGEARGVEKRMGVGLEKQSWARHTGQRRSCLTETVVTQGLCRHLECGPPGFVQGDLPQRLQPPCEQDCAASAAAALRAQLDVTRVPASHPVSSTDRKSAVQRLGETSPGGRALRRRGCLRLAPTGDEAWRGEARGVEKRMGVGLEKQSWARHTGQRRSCLTETVVTQGLCRHLECGPPGFVQGDLPQRLQPPCEQDCAASAAAALRAQLDVTRVPASHPVSSTDRKSAVQRLGETSPAGTDRGRGLARRGKRRREENGRRAGKAELGKAHWAKALVSDGNCGTQRRPRSSGPGSLPPRQRVLLSTCQLSSPVVGACVQRLQPPCEQDCAASAAAALRAQLDVTRVPASQPVSSPDRKSAVQRLGETSPGGRALRRRGCLRLAPTGDEAWRGEARGVEKRMGVGLEKQSWARHTGQRRSCLTETVVTQGLCRHLECGPPGFVQGDLPVSRLSVCAVVCLRLLCSFGCPEPGCPVRRARAGVSRPVGKREQPGPRASRVSGVGSFPQARQLLGCGLPVQRDPLYSGRVAAFVLWPPLKAFGVPRLPCTPHSLARPSLTLFSPAPG